In a genomic window of Cyanobacterium sp. HL-69:
- a CDS encoding relaxase, with protein MPVAKQIKGSDFYRCISYLLDREEKEIIESNLSGKTAIALSKRFELCCQLNGRMRKPVYHATISFNPNEGELDNRKLRAISYDYLYGMGFGEEEPDLDKLEKEKRKGEGRMFGRESLAVPYVVVKHDDTEHQHIHIVAGRVRHDGSCVSSYWDYRKSERVLRMLENYHGLSSPEGTEVLQELRDILDRSKEQCKDFQELDLALNQEGVKVYKKKSGIVYGYKNSHYKGNTLGAKYTLQGMSKVLDIKGLEDYQTTTPSFEFDDEFIKRLEQYRNTMEQLLKNQDTESYKGDYYAIERSKKSLVVSKVDNSDEMIKWIKPAPNKPWILNNFRFTRDTYDDFEEKTIGVKNTLEVQEKERIKQLEAVEKQQEIQKKLMEQIPSSQSASGTITTNSGTNRRRRGR; from the coding sequence ATGCCCGTAGCAAAGCAAATAAAAGGAAGTGACTTCTACCGATGTATATCGTACTTACTTGATAGGGAAGAAAAAGAAATCATAGAAAGTAACCTGTCAGGTAAAACAGCGATCGCCCTTAGTAAAAGATTTGAATTATGTTGTCAGTTAAATGGGAGGATGAGAAAACCTGTATATCACGCCACAATCTCATTTAACCCGAATGAAGGTGAGTTGGATAATAGAAAGTTAAGGGCAATCTCCTATGATTATTTATATGGCATGGGCTTTGGGGAAGAAGAACCTGATTTAGATAAGTTGGAGAAGGAGAAAAGGAAGGGTGAAGGGCGAATGTTTGGTAGGGAATCCCTTGCTGTACCTTATGTGGTAGTGAAACATGATGATACGGAACATCAGCATATCCATATTGTGGCAGGTAGAGTAAGACATGACGGAAGCTGTGTGTCTAGTTATTGGGATTACCGTAAGTCTGAAAGGGTATTGAGGATGTTGGAAAACTACCATGGATTATCAAGCCCTGAAGGCACGGAAGTATTACAAGAGTTGAGAGATATTTTAGATAGGAGTAAGGAGCAATGTAAGGATTTTCAAGAATTAGATTTAGCCCTAAACCAAGAGGGAGTCAAAGTTTACAAGAAGAAGAGCGGTATTGTTTATGGTTACAAAAATAGTCACTATAAGGGTAATACTTTAGGAGCGAAATATACTCTACAGGGGATGAGTAAGGTGTTGGATATAAAAGGGTTAGAGGACTATCAAACCACTACTCCTAGTTTTGAATTTGATGATGAGTTTATCAAGAGGTTAGAGCAGTATAGGAATACCATGGAACAACTACTCAAAAATCAGGATACTGAGAGTTATAAGGGTGATTATTATGCCATTGAAAGGAGTAAGAAAAGTTTGGTGGTGAGTAAGGTTGATAATTCTGATGAGATGATTAAGTGGATTAAACCTGCACCTAATAAGCCATGGATTCTTAATAACTTTAGGTTTACAAGGGATACCTATGATGATTTTGAGGAGAAGACAATAGGAGTAAAAAACACCCTTGAGGTGCAGGAGAAAGAGAGGATTAAACAACTCGAAGCCGTTGAAAAACAGCAGGAGATTCAAAAGAAATTAATGGAGCAGATACCCTCGTCACAATCAGCTTCGGGAACTATCACTACTAACTCAGGAACTAACAGAAGGAGACGAGGCAGATAA
- the fhuD gene encoding ABC-type transport system substrate-binding component, whose translation MDKKIISLLPSATEIVEALGLMESLVGRSHECDYPMEVGNLPICTEARLNSNKPSGEIDADVQSLLQSALSIYQLKTDVIEQLQPTHIITQDQCDVCAVSFPEVEKAVASLISSQPQIISLQPNLLKEVWADIERVARVLDVPCEPVLQQLQGRVQKIVSQTKTLSEDNRPTVVALEWTEPLMGGGNWIPELMEMAGGKPLLGKKGEHSPYLTWDTLSQTDPEVIIIMPCGFDLERTRQESQVLTKHPDWNNLKAVKQGKVFITDGNAYFNRPGPRLVDSLEILAEIIHPDGFNFGHQGKAWQPLG comes from the coding sequence ATGGATAAAAAGATTATTTCACTGCTACCAAGTGCCACAGAAATTGTCGAAGCTTTAGGATTAATGGAGAGTTTAGTTGGGCGCTCCCATGAATGTGACTATCCAATGGAAGTTGGCAACTTGCCCATCTGTACTGAAGCGAGGTTGAATTCCAACAAACCCAGTGGGGAAATTGATGCTGACGTGCAATCTCTCTTACAATCAGCCTTAAGTATCTATCAATTGAAAACAGATGTTATAGAACAACTACAACCGACTCACATTATTACTCAGGATCAGTGCGATGTCTGCGCTGTCAGTTTTCCAGAAGTGGAAAAGGCAGTTGCTTCCCTGATTTCCAGTCAACCTCAAATCATCTCCCTACAACCGAATTTACTCAAAGAGGTTTGGGCAGATATTGAACGAGTTGCCCGAGTATTAGATGTTCCTTGTGAACCGGTTTTACAACAATTACAGGGAAGAGTGCAAAAGATAGTCTCTCAAACAAAAACCTTGTCAGAAGATAACCGTCCGACTGTGGTGGCTTTGGAATGGACTGAACCTTTAATGGGAGGGGGAAATTGGATTCCAGAATTGATGGAAATGGCTGGGGGCAAACCCTTATTGGGGAAGAAAGGGGAACATTCACCTTATCTAACCTGGGATACGTTATCTCAGACTGATCCTGAAGTCATTATTATAATGCCCTGTGGCTTTGATTTAGAGAGGACTCGTCAGGAATCCCAAGTGTTGACAAAACACCCTGACTGGAACAATTTAAAAGCGGTCAAGCAAGGAAAAGTCTTCATCACTGATGGGAATGCTTATTTTAACCGTCCCGGTCCTCGTTTAGTTGATTCTTTGGAAATATTGGCTGAAATTATCCATCCAGATGGCTTTAATTTTGGTCATCAGGGAAAGGCTTGGCAACCTCTAGGGTAA
- a CDS encoding hypothetical protein (FIG00571144) — MKVNQDGLRQWVNFIAILAAFGINVWANIAPWRGLTMGEISTTFFPNVLIIPANYAFAIWGLIYLGLISLAIYQVLPTQSNNPRLRQMGYYLAISSLSQIIWVFLFQSQLFALSVMAMVGILVPLILLYLKLGINLTNLPSSQRWLINFPISIYFAWISVATIVNVASALEIADWSGWGISPPVWTAIMMVIGAIVAVIVIWQRRDSIYGWVFVWALVAIAFRQGQNPTLAVIAGVLAGLLVIIISISKKAEAKRKRI, encoded by the coding sequence ATGAAAGTTAATCAAGATGGACTGAGACAATGGGTTAATTTCATCGCCATTCTAGCTGCGTTTGGCATTAATGTCTGGGCTAACATTGCCCCTTGGAGGGGATTAACAATGGGTGAAATTTCGACTACCTTTTTCCCCAATGTACTGATCATTCCCGCTAACTATGCCTTTGCTATTTGGGGACTCATTTATTTAGGATTAATCAGTCTGGCTATTTACCAAGTTTTACCAACTCAAAGCAATAATCCCCGTCTGCGCCAGATGGGCTACTATTTAGCCATCAGCAGTTTGAGCCAAATTATTTGGGTATTCCTTTTTCAATCTCAATTGTTTGCCCTATCGGTTATGGCAATGGTCGGAATTTTAGTTCCTTTAATTCTTCTCTACTTGAAGTTAGGCATTAACTTAACAAACCTTCCTTCCTCACAAAGATGGTTGATTAACTTTCCCATCAGCATCTATTTCGCCTGGATTAGTGTAGCGACTATTGTCAACGTGGCTTCGGCTTTGGAAATAGCAGATTGGAGTGGCTGGGGAATTAGTCCACCAGTTTGGACAGCAATCATGATGGTAATAGGTGCGATTGTAGCTGTAATAGTCATTTGGCAACGCAGGGATAGCATTTATGGCTGGGTGTTTGTTTGGGCTTTAGTCGCTATCGCCTTCCGACAGGGACAAAATCCCACTCTTGCTGTCATTGCCGGGGTGTTAGCTGGACTTCTGGTAATCATCATCAGTATCAGCAAAAAAGCTGAGGCAAAGAGGAAAAGAATTTAA
- the xerD-3 gene encoding integrase/recombinase XerD — MNNITEIVSLEELMYLWLSDKSKTTVNTYRHTIKQFMEFVGKDLEEIRLEDLVMWRQRLQLTYGEVTVNNKLRHIKSLLSYGYKIGYLEHNFGSLIKLGKEKNRISEKILEIEDVQLLINGAKMLRDKLLLKLIYVCGLRVSEAIALQWRDLRRNKLTVFGKGGKTRILLVPDWLVEQLQQLRGGSSFIFVSKNGNKLHRSMVHTMIKRTAQRMGINPELSSHWLRHSHATHALEAGCNLRLLQQSLGHSNISTTERYLRLNPREGSSDFMTIQ, encoded by the coding sequence ATGAATAATATAACAGAAATTGTCTCCTTAGAGGAACTAATGTACCTATGGCTCTCCGATAAGAGCAAAACTACGGTGAACACTTATAGACATACTATTAAGCAGTTTATGGAGTTTGTAGGGAAGGATTTGGAAGAGATTAGGTTGGAAGACTTGGTGATGTGGAGGCAAAGGTTACAGCTTACCTATGGTGAGGTGACAGTAAATAACAAACTCCGTCATATTAAAAGCCTACTCTCCTATGGCTACAAGATAGGTTACTTAGAGCATAACTTTGGTTCTCTCATCAAACTAGGGAAAGAAAAAAACCGTATTTCAGAGAAAATTCTGGAGATAGAAGATGTTCAGTTACTCATTAATGGAGCGAAGATGCTCAGGGATAAATTACTGCTAAAACTTATTTATGTCTGCGGATTAAGGGTATCAGAAGCAATAGCTTTGCAATGGAGAGATTTAAGGAGAAACAAGCTCACCGTATTTGGTAAAGGAGGAAAAACAAGGATATTGTTAGTACCTGATTGGTTGGTAGAACAATTACAGCAGTTAAGGGGTGGTAGTAGTTTTATATTTGTCTCTAAGAATGGTAACAAGCTCCACCGTTCCATGGTACACACGATGATAAAAAGGACGGCTCAAAGAATGGGAATCAACCCTGAACTTTCCAGCCATTGGTTAAGGCACTCCCATGCTACCCATGCTTTAGAAGCTGGTTGCAACCTCAGATTATTGCAACAATCCCTTGGTCATAGTAATATTAGCACCACCGAGAGATACTTGAGACTTAATCCCCGTGAAGGTAGCAGTGATTTTATGACTATTCAATAA
- a CDS encoding toxin-antitoxin system MazE family antidote component has protein sequence MTMHKLKLTTVGSSTGTVIPKEMLSNLKVEKGDSLFAIETPNGYLLTPYDPEIEEQLKAGRTFMKQYRETFKALAQ, from the coding sequence ATGACTATGCACAAACTAAAACTCACCACGGTAGGTAGTTCTACAGGTACGGTAATTCCCAAAGAGATGCTCAGTAATCTTAAAGTAGAAAAGGGAGATAGCTTATTTGCTATTGAAACCCCTAATGGTTATTTACTAACTCCCTATGACCCTGAAATAGAGGAACAGTTAAAAGCTGGTAGAACGTTTATGAAACAATACCGAGAAACTTTTAAAGCTCTAGCACAATAA
- a CDS encoding IS4 family transposase, whose amino-acid sequence MNKYSRIEKFREDSYSMLVKSKDATFELMDSIMTMEKVGSVAQLSLSPFFRRQWHSTYEAIEDCRLNSNKLMKRCIQEIPPLEYILLGIDHTPWAFRDSPTMKDRTYQYSNSSSNSSVIGQGYSTIAWLPPLNEKGSWALPLRHERITSFENPLGKGTWQLRQVCRKLPENKPKLVVLDCEYGNGKFIKQTADIEISKLIRVRSNLCLYGNPPPYSGRGRPKKHGAKLKLNQCDHFPHAHEILEMEDSSLGTIRMSKWEELHFYNAPSQKLTLFKIERLKPKKTGALHRPLWLIWVGEQFLSSSNIWIQYSRRFGVDHWYRFAKQRLHWTLPRFRTPESCQRWSNLIVNITWQLWLSKDLVKEYHLPWQKPQQNLTPGRVAQSMISLLMDIGSPTLSPKSRGKSHGWPKGRKRNKAKVYPTVKKRLSKTKKRPKK is encoded by the coding sequence ATGAACAAATATAGCAGAATAGAAAAGTTCCGTGAAGATAGTTACTCAATGTTGGTCAAAAGTAAAGATGCAACTTTTGAGTTGATGGACAGTATAATGACCATGGAAAAAGTAGGAAGTGTAGCTCAACTATCCCTATCTCCATTTTTTCGGCGTCAATGGCATAGTACCTATGAAGCCATAGAAGATTGTCGGCTAAATAGTAACAAATTGATGAAAAGATGTATTCAAGAAATACCACCATTAGAATACATATTACTGGGTATAGACCACACTCCGTGGGCATTTAGAGATAGCCCCACCATGAAAGATAGAACTTATCAATACTCTAATTCATCGAGCAATTCATCGGTCATAGGACAAGGATATAGCACTATCGCTTGGTTACCACCATTGAATGAGAAAGGAAGTTGGGCATTACCTTTAAGACACGAAAGAATCACATCCTTTGAAAATCCTCTGGGTAAAGGGACATGGCAACTAAGGCAAGTGTGTAGAAAATTGCCAGAAAATAAACCGAAATTAGTAGTGTTGGATTGTGAGTATGGCAATGGCAAATTTATTAAGCAAACCGCAGATATTGAAATCAGTAAGTTGATTAGAGTACGTTCGAATCTATGTCTATATGGTAATCCTCCACCCTATAGCGGGAGAGGCAGACCGAAAAAACATGGGGCAAAGTTGAAATTAAATCAATGTGACCATTTTCCCCATGCCCATGAAATATTGGAAATGGAAGATTCATCCCTAGGAACAATACGTATGAGTAAATGGGAAGAACTTCATTTCTACAATGCCCCTTCACAAAAGCTAACTCTGTTTAAAATTGAACGATTAAAGCCGAAAAAAACTGGTGCTTTACATCGCCCACTGTGGTTAATCTGGGTGGGAGAGCAATTTTTATCTTCTTCCAATATTTGGATTCAATATAGCCGACGATTTGGTGTTGACCACTGGTATCGTTTCGCCAAACAAAGGTTACATTGGACTTTACCTCGTTTTCGCACTCCTGAGAGTTGTCAAAGGTGGAGCAATTTAATTGTCAATATCACTTGGCAGCTATGGTTATCCAAGGATTTAGTCAAAGAATATCATCTGCCATGGCAAAAACCTCAACAGAATTTAACCCCTGGAAGAGTTGCTCAGTCTATGATTTCATTATTGATGGATATTGGCAGTCCTACTCTTTCTCCTAAAAGTCGGGGAAAATCTCATGGGTGGCCTAAAGGGCGAAAAAGAAACAAAGCTAAAGTTTATCCTACGGTTAAAAAGCGTTTATCTAAGACTAAAAAAAGACCAAAAAAATAA
- a CDS encoding MerR family transcriptional regulator: MDLKSLENSHQEWLIDEFVEVANQLLPDYFPEIKGNTKVKEEINTRLVRSYTSQKLMDEPMRQSRYAFYNYRHLLQLLLIKRLLSDGIGTSAINDLLTSKTNEELKSLLVGGVQINITTAHPTVSDNASSRNSALDFLADLKKNKPSTTLQFRPSNQNERTMSALDNSTSHNAPLMGEESDISEGENWTRLKVVDGLELHIRDDFLYPNSIKEKESLMEHLSNILSKWFKKR; this comes from the coding sequence ATGGATTTAAAAAGCCTAGAAAACAGCCATCAAGAATGGCTAATCGATGAATTTGTGGAGGTAGCAAATCAATTATTACCCGACTATTTCCCTGAGATAAAAGGTAATACCAAAGTAAAAGAAGAAATTAACACCCGTCTGGTGCGTAGTTATACCAGTCAAAAATTAATGGATGAACCCATGCGCCAAAGTCGTTATGCTTTTTATAACTATCGTCATCTATTACAGCTACTGTTAATCAAACGTTTATTGAGTGACGGTATCGGCACATCAGCCATTAACGATTTATTAACCTCGAAAACTAATGAGGAGTTAAAAAGTTTATTAGTTGGGGGTGTGCAAATCAATATTACTACAGCTCATCCCACCGTAAGTGATAATGCAAGTTCTCGCAACTCTGCATTGGATTTTCTAGCGGATTTAAAGAAAAACAAACCCTCTACTACCCTCCAATTTAGACCTTCTAATCAGAACGAGCGTACTATGTCTGCATTGGATAATTCTACTTCCCATAACGCTCCTTTGATGGGAGAGGAGTCTGATATATCGGAAGGGGAAAATTGGACTCGTTTAAAGGTTGTGGATGGTTTAGAGTTACATATTCGTGATGATTTTCTTTATCCCAATAGTATCAAGGAAAAGGAATCCTTGATGGAACATTTAAGCAATATTTTAAGTAAATGGTTTAAAAAGAGGTAA
- the yfbK-4 gene encoding Ca-activated chloride channel-like protein, with amino-acid sequence MSNVKPQVQFICLRDAISSDKVTNLDVVVRITVPEIKTNQQRPPLNLGLVIDRSGSMHGDKMEYARQAAIYAVQQLSKGDVETVQGDRLSVTIYDDEVEVIIPSQIVTDKSNIIKRIEKIQPDGMTALYDGWLEGATQVSQHLQPEYLNRVILLSDGLANIGETNPDVIGNSVHGLSQRGVSTTTMGIGDDFNEDLMQGMALSGDGNYYYIQNPEQLPNIFTGELQGIMATIGQKVSLGIRTFAGVKVVDVFNDLEKTEFGNYKLPNLVAGNDIDVVLRLKIPAMAKSECLVNFRLAYDDGETQSRKVSHHKLQLPVVTSSQLNDYPFNEEVKAKVAKLMASRAKEEAIKNLDRGDIAGTKERLQMAKQEMMTSGISLEMMAPEMAEMNDLLDDLERGKTKSMRKNAQYQNYQKRRNRP; translated from the coding sequence ATGAGCAATGTTAAGCCCCAAGTGCAATTCATTTGTTTAAGGGATGCTATTTCTTCTGATAAGGTTACGAATCTTGATGTGGTTGTCAGGATAACAGTGCCTGAAATTAAAACGAATCAACAACGTCCTCCCCTTAATTTAGGATTGGTAATAGATCGCTCTGGGTCGATGCACGGTGATAAAATGGAGTATGCCCGTCAAGCTGCCATTTATGCTGTACAGCAGTTGTCTAAGGGCGATGTTGAAACAGTACAGGGCGATCGCCTCAGCGTTACTATCTATGATGATGAAGTAGAAGTAATTATCCCCTCCCAGATAGTTACGGATAAATCTAATATCATCAAGCGCATCGAAAAAATCCAGCCTGATGGTATGACAGCTTTATATGATGGTTGGTTAGAGGGTGCAACCCAAGTTAGTCAACATCTACAACCTGAGTATTTGAATCGAGTTATCTTGTTATCCGATGGTTTAGCCAATATAGGGGAAACTAATCCTGATGTTATTGGTAATAGCGTTCATGGCTTAAGTCAACGGGGAGTTAGCACCACAACCATGGGTATCGGTGATGATTTTAATGAGGATTTGATGCAGGGAATGGCTCTTTCTGGGGATGGTAACTATTACTATATCCAAAACCCTGAACAACTGCCGAATATTTTTACAGGGGAGTTACAGGGGATAATGGCAACCATTGGGCAGAAGGTGAGTTTAGGTATTAGAACTTTTGCAGGGGTAAAGGTAGTGGATGTTTTTAATGATTTAGAAAAAACTGAATTTGGCAATTATAAATTACCTAACTTGGTGGCAGGAAATGATATTGATGTGGTGTTACGGTTAAAAATCCCTGCCATGGCAAAATCTGAGTGTTTAGTAAACTTCCGCTTGGCTTATGATGACGGTGAAACCCAATCAAGAAAGGTATCCCACCACAAGTTACAGTTACCCGTGGTTACATCAAGCCAGTTGAATGATTATCCTTTTAATGAGGAAGTTAAGGCAAAAGTAGCAAAGTTAATGGCTTCTCGGGCAAAGGAGGAGGCTATTAAAAACCTTGATAGGGGTGATATTGCTGGAACGAAGGAGCGTTTACAGATGGCAAAACAAGAGATGATGACTTCTGGTATATCCCTTGAGATGATGGCACCTGAAATGGCTGAAATGAATGATTTGCTTGATGATTTGGAAAGGGGTAAGACTAAATCTATGCGCAAAAATGCCCAATATCAAAATTATCAAAAACGCCGTAATCGTCCATAA
- a CDS encoding pentapeptide repeat family protein has product MGKTNHHQKEKYLINQCLNVNYLSDEEAGRLHGQLSMYIEGLLMQNEEIGVARLIGKNDQEAYLLDSDFVEFEFVEQYLIPLWLRTWKADWVDYESVWGDDGSGLTGGIDIIPFVYALSSANFTEDCFFGRLSYNSETYAVNGKIADVHEFMAYVFNTIHNSGSLSFDYLGYFEESGIPEHIIELLTTPEDIPDTTDVLFEIVTCFSDFDGLTSNRDAILGLIKLNELDRLREWTEDLEDIDLSDTDLSNLDLSGFNLTNADLSGADLTDANLTDINLTGANLSNADLSGADLTDADLTDANLEGIITDENTTIEIPEE; this is encoded by the coding sequence ATGGGGAAAACTAACCATCATCAAAAAGAAAAATATTTAATCAATCAATGTTTAAATGTAAATTATCTCAGTGATGAAGAAGCGGGAAGGCTACATGGACAACTTTCTATGTATATAGAAGGATTGTTAATGCAAAATGAGGAAATTGGAGTTGCTCGATTAATAGGTAAAAATGATCAAGAGGCTTATTTATTAGATAGTGATTTCGTAGAATTTGAATTTGTCGAACAATATTTAATTCCCCTTTGGCTTCGTACTTGGAAAGCTGATTGGGTTGATTATGAATCTGTATGGGGAGACGATGGTAGCGGTTTGACAGGTGGCATTGATATAATCCCCTTTGTTTATGCTTTATCATCAGCTAATTTTACAGAGGATTGTTTTTTTGGTCGTTTGAGCTATAACTCGGAGACTTATGCCGTGAATGGTAAAATCGCCGATGTACATGAATTTATGGCTTATGTGTTCAATACAATTCATAATTCTGGTAGTCTTAGTTTCGACTATCTAGGTTATTTTGAGGAGTCTGGCATCCCAGAACATATAATTGAATTACTTACAACTCCTGAAGATATACCAGATACAACGGATGTTCTATTTGAGATAGTTACTTGTTTTTCTGATTTTGATGGTTTGACCAGTAACAGAGATGCTATCTTAGGATTAATTAAATTAAATGAGTTAGACCGTTTACGGGAATGGACGGAAGATTTAGAAGATATTGATTTAAGTGATACTGATTTAAGTAATCTTGATTTGAGTGGCTTTAATTTAACTAACGCTGATTTATCTGGTGCGGATTTAACGGATGCAAATTTAACCGATATTAATTTAACGGGGGCGAATTTGAGTAATGCAGATTTATCTGGTGCGGATTTGACGGATGCAGATTTAACTGATGCCAATTTAGAGGGAATTATTACTGATGAAAATACCACAATAGAAATTCCTGAAGAATAG
- a CDS encoding DNA helicase: MENITIKIENKECFNFALEQCGIPLIEAIYIENQNTFPLENTFIEITLHPDFEVPPKTISLPRIHGGERYKIEEKELDLRLPTARMEKTLEAERIILECKLKKDEEVLEQVKKDVILSAYNDWNLKDFYPELLACFITPNHPVIMQVLKQVREIKKHNTGDNSLPGYQHNAQTVYEMTKALYETFKDFGISYINPPASFEANQKIRLADMVLYDQMGTCLDLTVLACSCLEQMGLYPLVVLVEGHAFIGVWLQEDIINYNLIIEDKLKLINFIESDNLLLFNSSTYASNPQPPFEQAVEQGKNILNTTPLTGAVDINICRKKGYKPLPIRMGAINTEVNEEEVTSLAQQILKQAALAQQNIKSEVEVEVKSEEKEPLPKVVEKRFSRWKSSMLDLSMRNKLLNLANLNITKIVANILIEEVKQWLVELLARQQKNNEEDNIDPQSLMALLELVSDLRPATIVGHNFNLSEQFNLGSYIQVKEPFLQLLLSQILQHQQREIYGAIGHYLHKQLKKQPF, from the coding sequence ATGGAAAATATCACAATAAAAATAGAAAATAAAGAATGTTTTAACTTTGCTTTAGAACAGTGTGGAATACCATTAATTGAAGCTATTTATATCGAGAATCAAAATACTTTTCCCCTTGAAAATACTTTCATAGAAATAACTTTACATCCAGATTTTGAAGTACCTCCAAAAACAATATCTTTACCCAGAATCCATGGTGGAGAACGTTATAAAATAGAAGAAAAAGAGTTGGATTTAAGACTACCAACTGCGAGAATGGAAAAAACTTTAGAAGCAGAAAGGATAATTTTAGAATGTAAGTTAAAAAAAGATGAAGAAGTTTTAGAGCAAGTCAAAAAAGATGTTATTTTATCTGCCTATAATGATTGGAATTTAAAAGATTTTTATCCAGAACTATTAGCTTGTTTTATTACTCCAAATCATCCTGTCATAATGCAGGTACTTAAACAAGTTAGAGAAATTAAAAAACACAATACAGGGGATAATTCTCTACCTGGTTATCAACATAATGCTCAAACAGTTTATGAAATGACGAAAGCATTATATGAAACTTTTAAAGATTTTGGTATTTCTTATATTAATCCTCCTGCATCTTTTGAAGCAAATCAAAAAATTAGGTTGGCTGATATGGTGTTATATGACCAAATGGGTACTTGTCTTGATTTAACGGTTTTAGCTTGTTCCTGTTTAGAACAAATGGGATTATATCCCCTCGTAGTCTTAGTTGAAGGTCATGCTTTTATTGGAGTTTGGTTACAAGAAGACATTATTAACTATAATTTAATTATTGAAGATAAACTAAAGCTAATTAACTTTATCGAGTCAGACAATTTATTATTATTCAACTCCAGTACCTATGCGTCTAATCCACAACCTCCTTTTGAACAAGCAGTAGAACAGGGTAAGAATATTCTCAATACTACACCCTTAACTGGTGCAGTTGATATTAATATCTGTCGGAAAAAAGGTTATAAACCTTTGCCTATTCGCATGGGTGCAATAAACACGGAAGTTAACGAAGAAGAAGTTACCAGTCTTGCCCAACAAATATTAAAACAGGCGGCTTTAGCTCAACAAAATATAAAATCAGAAGTAGAAGTAGAAGTAAAATCTGAAGAAAAAGAGCCTTTACCAAAAGTAGTAGAAAAACGCTTTAGTCGTTGGAAATCCAGTATGTTGGATTTATCCATGAGAAATAAATTACTAAATTTAGCAAATTTAAACATTACAAAAATTGTTGCTAATATCTTAATTGAAGAAGTTAAACAATGGTTAGTTGAACTACTGGCTCGTCAACAAAAAAACAATGAAGAAGATAACATAGATCCCCAATCCTTAATGGCATTGTTAGAGTTAGTCAGTGATCTAAGACCAGCAACAATTGTTGGGCATAATTTTAATCTAAGTGAGCAATTTAACCTAGGTTCTTATATTCAAGTAAAAGAGCCTTTTTTACAACTATTATTAAGCCAAATATTACAACATCAACAAAGAGAAATCTATGGAGCGATAGGTCATTATCTTCACAAACAGCTAAAAAAACAACCATTTTGA